From the Hordeum vulgare subsp. vulgare chromosome 1H, MorexV3_pseudomolecules_assembly, whole genome shotgun sequence genome, the window gtgatgatgcctccggcaacaaacttgtccggtagcatgcaattgaagtgctcaagttctcttgcaaatgactgtatttcgtgagcttgctcaaccacggagcgctcttcagtcatcttgtagtcatagaattgttccatgatgtacagctcagtgccagcatccgagaccccaaacttggtctcgagtgcatcccacatatcttttccattatcaattgacgcataagcatcaactatgttctcaccaagaacgctcaagagagcagccttaaacaaggtatccattttctAAAAAGCTAGCTcgtgttgagcatcatgatctcgttcaggtttgccaagagtggcgtcatagcagctcatggtttggAACCATAGAACAGCTCTCATGCGCCATCTCTTGTAGTGaacaccctcaaacataggaggtctcatggaggcagcaaaaccactcggggtaaattgcctataataaggtttttggattgttggaaatatgagcaatttaccataggattttattaaaagaaaagctaggATAAACATAACCATCATAATAAAGACGGAAGAAGgcatgcaatatagagatgagatgacaaaagacatgtgcacgtatgatctagaaaagaacatatgtgtaaccgttctatatagacaaggtatcatatgaagtgatgagcagaaacggaacatatctagaagagatactATAGCAAAAGGTTGTGGTAGGaactgaaagaagaagaacatgagtacgtactgagttgtagcagcagtaggattggtgttgacgttgtcgttggccatgttaccagagaggtggtcgacgtcggggaagtagtcgtcgtccgggaagaaatcgtcggtgtccgtgaaggaagccagtagtcgcgctgagcgctccccaaaaaacttatcgcccttctcccgtacaggactcgaagtgatggagtttcggaggcctattgtcccgacgaacggtgcacgccgcaagacgggatggggaagaacgtagcagcagcacagagaaaggaaccggtgGCGAGTGGGAACTTCTGATGCGTCGTCTCTGGAGAGGAGTGACCTTTttttataggcgcaggagaaggaggcgagaggccagcgACGGGATATGAAACGAACAGACAGCAGCGACGAAACTGCAGCGTTCGCTTTCATTATCCACTAGCAAAAACGTTCAACTTCTCCGAGTGGActttcgtataccagtcgtgcgtggcaaaaatttagttcggctcattcccgcaacccgcgtcgtgacaaggcgggcggcggaggaggagcgcgcgtgtatgtctctcttgttcccaAGCTCATACatatgtggaaacatcctcccttataagaaggtccaactcccactaaactagcaatgtgggactaaacatttccacctctagCCTTGCAgaaatgggctgcgtgggcctctaggatttattaggaattttttGAAATCATATATATTGGACTAGCCCATATTTGAACAAAATTCCAGCAGTTAATCCTAATTGTTTACATGACAGATTGACATTAAAGCTACAGATGATTCGGTTCcaatcaaaactaaaacaaacacgGATAAAAATTACTAATATACTACAAAAACCATAATCAACAAGTCCTTTTTTAATAATAACTATGGTCAATAAGTCGATGGTGAGGATAAGCTAGAAGAAAAAGTTAAGACAAAGAAACCATTAGGTAGATAGATGAGTGAGCTATTCCACCTTTGACCATGGAGATTGGCCCGCGATATATGCTACCGTCCACAAAAACCAAAAATAAGCTAATCAATGTTGCTTTAAAAATCAAGCTAAtacaaaaaaaaaaacaagaatATGTATACTCGCCGTACTTCAGGACATGTTCATTCGAGTTAATTGCAGAGAACTATTACACTTCATCATATTATGACGAATTAGTATCATTAACCATGTTTGCCACAAGTCACTATCACTCCAGACTCACAACAATATAAAGTATAAACATGTATTAACCGTGTATCTGGCCGCGTGTGCCCATCTGTCAGGTGACACGCTGGCCAACCGACATGTGACGTTCTGCTGACTAGGACGAGGTTGACGCGGTCGGTCTTAGCGGGCTCGGTTGAACCGAGTCGAATCCCCACCGAACCCTTGTTCTCgctctcccctctcctctccctctcctctctgtCCGCGGCTCTCAGGTGATGGATGCGGCGACTTCCGACGACGGTGATGATGGATGTAGCAGCGACGGGGGTGTGGGCGGCTACAGAGACCTTTCCAGTCTCGGGAACGATGGCCACATTAGTCTAGTCAGCTTTAATTCTTTCTACTACACCAGCGACAAGGAAGAGGGGGAGGAGTCGCCCCTGTCAATGTTGCTCCATGgacaggggtgactcctcctctttcttgtccaTGGAGCAGCGAGCCGCTAACGTTGGGTGAATTCATCACAAACGCTGACATGCACGTATTATCCATGCAAACAACATTGATAAATTCATTATAAATGGTTTATAATTGACGGACACACCATACCGTTGAAAGAGTAACattgaaaaaattaaaataaattttaaaaaatgtaatCACTCATGCTAAAGCTAGCACTTGAATTCGAATGGACATATTTCACTACGAGACCTAGCCATGTGAGTTGTGCTCGCAATTTTGACCAAAACGTTATGTGACTATTTGGGCCTACACTAAAAAAACATTGTGTAAAAAAAACCTAcaaacttttttattttattctattAAAATGTTTATTTTGctgaaatatatattttttatggagaaatattttattttagtttAACAGAAAAATATCTTATCAGGGTGAGGGTGGCACCCAAACTCTTATCTCCTTTTGCCCGTACCTTTCTtgcatcttcctcctcgggtcctGGCCTCTACCAATCCAACCCAGCACGGCCTCTGCATCgcctgccgccgtcgccgtccccccTCCCCACGCCCCACCCGTCATCACCCCTCAAGGCCCCAACCCAAATACCCAAGGCCTCTCACGCGCGTCGCCGCCATCGCCGTTCCCGATCTTGGCATCGCGAGATCGCGTTCCTGCTGTCTTCGGTCATTGGGGTTTGAGGTACGAGATTGGTTTCATCCAGTGATTAGCTAAACCTCGCTGGCCTCCAGAATTTCTGGGTGCGCCGGTGCACACCCGGCAGATCCGCCCCTGCTCTTACGATTGGGTTTGGTGGCTGTCCATGTCTTGCAGCCATGATCCTGCCCATAGAAAAGGGTTCCTGTGTAGACTAGTCAAAACCACCCTTTTGACATGTCTTTATACTTTTATGGCCATATAATTGAAGCAAATAAGTACAGTACCTTTTGTTTCTCTAGTTTGTGGATTACCTTTTAGATTTGGTCCTTTGGCTCCATATCATCCTCGTATCTGGGTGTTTGTACCTTCAAATCAGAGAGATGTCTATGGAGGTGCTTCACTTACCAATTCAGTTCACGCTTTATGAatcatctactccctctgttcacaaatgtaagatgttttggatatttcaatatggacttCATACGGACTGAAATGAGTTAAAAACACACTAAACTGCGCCTATATATATCCGAATCAGGGAAAAAGTTATAGCATCTTATACTATTTGTGAACAGAGGTAGTATTTGTTATAGATGTCTGTTTGATGTTTTATCCTAGTTTCATGTTATGTGTCAGAAGCTTACTTGGATGAAAATGGAATCAAGGAACTTGATTTGCATTTACCTCTCATGTGTTTCAGCTTGGAATATAGAATAGTTGCTTAGAGTCAACAAGCTATCTTTTCCTTTGCACAAAGTCTTTGGCCTAATTTTTCTTTCCTTGATGAAGTGCTGATATTTTGTGCTCATGGGATGCCCATTAATACCATGGTAGCTGGTTTGAATTATCTTGCATCCTAAAATTGTATGTTCGTTGTTCAATCAGTAAAATGTGTAGATGATACTGCAGCCCTGCCATTGCATACATGCAGATCAGATGTCTCTTGTTAGCCTCCCTTGTTTGTTGTGCTAGATGTGCTCTCAGAGATGAATAAATATGATATGCTTAATCATGATTCTGTGTGGTTTCCTGTTATGGGCCAACCCTTCCCATGAATGATTAGATGCAACAGGGACTTATGCTACTATTCACCATAACCCATTGTGTAGTATGGTGCCTGTTGTCTGATAACACATGACCTGTTTCTTTTAGTACTCCGTATAACTTAAGTGTGAAGCTCACGTTGTATGTTTGATTACCTCATCAGTTAGTACTGAAAAAAATAGTGCTGTTATGAGTGTTCCTGCTCTATGTAGCGATGTTATGACTGTTTAAAATGCCTGGAAGTTTTGTTGGGATTGATTGTTTGTTACTTTCTTTATGCCACGTCCTCACCGATATTTCTACTTTTTAATGCAAACCGCAAatgttattttttagcactactaACTGACGGTATTGACCATGATAATAGTTGAAATGGAATATGATTTCTAATTAAGATTTTTCTAACTATTGTTCCTTCCATTGCAGTAGTAACTGGCAGTTTTAGCTAGACCATAATCATGAGTCTTGCTTGTCTCGTATGCCATGGTATGAACAGCCCCTCACACTCTCTTAGAAGCTACTCGGTGTCGAGTTCAGAGGAGGAGAACCGATGCGGAGCTGTTGTTTCCTGCTTAACTCGGAGAGCAACGCCGGCTGGATCTGCTAGTGTTGGGACATCAAAAGTGACCCCCTTTCCATCCATGGCGGCTGGCCAAGGCACCGAGGGCACTCCTCGCCTTCAACGAAGCCGTGCTGTGTCCAGGGACCTTGTCAGAGACTGGAACTTTGATGAAGCCATCGTCGCAAACTAGATTACGCATCAGCTGTTCGCAGATCGATTCTGCACTTATTCAGGAGGAGactcccatcaatttggtgtacATTTTTTGCTAGTATGCACCTCGAAGTCTTATGTCTATCAGTACTTATTCAGTTTTACTCTATCAGTCTATGCTCAAGAGTGATGGCACTTCTCATGAGCAGTGTGGCTTGGTAATATATATGAAGGCCAACCTGTGTAGTTAGAATAAATTTTGGgttatttttcctattttgtaCTTCCTGTATATTACTATGAAATATCTAATTTCGTATAATTACTGGGAAAATGGCCACCGGAATTTTCATGTATTGCCGTGGGCATTTTATTGCCACGTGATAACGCTGCAGTGGTCAATTTTATCGGCTATTTCTCTCATGCATAAAACATGCCTAAAAATTCATCACCATGATATATTTTTGTTGATAAAATGCTGAAAAGCGGGATGGTAAGTAAGTATGATTTTAATAAATAATTACAAGGTCTTTTTCATCCAAATCAATGACATCAATTATTTCCCATCCCAGGCTGTCAAAACAACATATTATTTTCATTTCTGACTTGCAGGTAAAGACAATTACATTACACCAAATGAAAAGATTGGAACAAAACAAATCCTTCGCAAGTTTGCAACCAAACAAAAAAGGTGAACTAACTGTTGCACAACAATGGCATGTTTTCATATTCTCCCGATGGACATGCTTTTAATATGACGGTGCAGCATTGCTGGTGAAAATGCCTTCAGCACGCCGTTTTCATTGAACCGCAGCAGGGGCCTTGAGCAGAGTCATTGCGTCTTTTATCTTCTCCATTGCAGATTGTAGTGTTGATAGTGCAGCGGCATATGAGATACGAACACCCGTGTCATCTCCAAATGCATCCCCAGGGACAAGCGCAACCTGTAATGCAAGAGAAAACACATAAGATACCCAAGTACTCACCGATCTTGTTTATGTCAAGTGACGCACTTGAAATCAGTGTAACATTCACCTGTGCTTTCTCTAGCAGGAACATGCAGAGGGTCTCAGAGTCCTTGATAGTGCCAAAACCCTCTACCTCGGATCCATAGTAGGAGCTGAAGTCGATGAACAAATAAAAGGCACCCTGAAAATTGCAAAAATTAGCTACCTTCCTGATATAGATATATGTCACAGTCGCAACAGGCATCGTAGGCTTACCTGAGGTTCTGATATTTTGACTCCTGGCAGTTCCCTGAAACTTCTTACAAGGTAGTCCCGGCGCTCCTGGAATGCTTTGACCATGGTCGAAACTGCTTCACCGCCGGCATAACCTAGGTTCAAGGCTGCAAGCCCTGCCTTCTGCGATATACTACTGGCACCAGATGTGTACTGTGACGTCAAACAACACACTATTATCAGGACAAttaaagaagaaaatcaagactGAACATCTGTGAGCCACATCATCAGGGCACTGTCATCACTGGAGATCAAAATGAGTTCTAAATTAGTCAAGATGGTGATACTGGTTCAAATGGTGTCTGCTGTTTAAACAATTTAGAGACTCAGGGTTACATTCTACTACCAGTGAATTGGGTAATTTCAAATAATTGAGTTCTTTAGAACATTTGGAAAGCCAGAAATGATCTCCTTTTCAATAGAAGAAAATGGAGTCCTATGCAGGTTCTTCATGCTACAAGAGTCATGCTTAATGCAGATTTGATGGAGAAAAAAGAGATCACATCTCATGAAAATGACAATACTAATCTTATTCCTTATTCCTTATATAAATATGCATGCTAAATTTGCAGGTGTCCGGGATTATGTGGATGCTTCCTTTAATCCTTTGGTGGCAAAGGATGAAGCCTCTTTCAGAGTTTACCTCAATAACAGTCACTAAGCATACCATATTCATTCAATCGGCTTCTACAAAAGTGCAATCTGTTTTGCAGGCAGAAGCAATGGCTCTATTACTTGCTGCATCAGCTGTCAAAGCATTAGGGTGGAGCATTGTTTCTTTTTATTCGGATTGCAGGACATTAGTGGAAGTAGCGGAAGCAAGGAATCTGCTGGAGAAAGTGGGACAATGGAAATCAGACCGGTGCTTGCTGATTTTTTCAACACTACTGCTGATCTCAACACCAGTGTCCATCATATTCCTAGATCTCAAGATGCTCTTGCCCATAATCTAGCAAAGAAAGCTTCCTCTACCAGAGCATCTCCTTCTTGCTCTTTTCTTTGCAGCAAGGGTTCTAGATGTAATATTAATATGGCTTTGAAAGCCATATCTTTTCTCCTTGGAAAACTCCTATCTGTACATTGCTTAGGCTGTTAATGAATAAAAGTTAGCCCTCTTTGAGGGCTTCGGGCTGCCACAAAAAAAAGGATATAAACACAAACTCATGATCTTTGGTGAGCTGAGCCTGCCTTTCCAACCATCACCGAAAAAGAAAGGGCGATAAGTAAATAGGGAATTAGGAAGTTGCAACGTTCTATAGCAGATATAATAGTAGCACAGAATGATTTAGATGAAAGAAAAGAAAGATGAATGCTCACCTGACTTTGGATCTTTCCACAGGCTGAGACAAAATGTTTAGGGGCAGCTAAATACCCAAGTCGCCAACCAGTCATAGCAAAAGCCTACAAAATTATATTCGGTAAATATTCAAGATATTTCAACTTTGAACTAGACCATGCATATTTAGAAATGAAATAATCGAATGAACATGGATGTCTTCAGTTATCAAGTCTTATTTGAAAGGACACCTTAAAATATACTCCATCCACTTCTTTTCGCCCCACTTTCAAGATAACTGACTAATACCTAATCTAACAGtatgtgggctatgttccagaaaACTGGTATTATTGCatcaaaaagagagaagaaaaacaaaaagacCTTGTTACCTTAGAAAACCCATTTACAGTTAGTGTTCTGTCATACATTCCAGGTAATGCGGCAAAGCTTGTGTGCTTAGCAGGATGATAGATAATATGCTCATAGATCTCATCAGAAAGAACCTACAAAATCATTAATCATATGAGACATCAACAATCCTGATGAACTGCTGACGCAGAAGATCTCAAATAAAATGAATGACATGCAAAAGGTCAAAGTGCATACCAGGAGCCTAGGATACTTCTTGACTATAGCAGCAATCTCCTCAAGCAGCTCCCTAGGATACACAGAGCCCGTTGGATTAGATGGAGAGCATAGAATCAAGAGCCTTGATTTTTCAGTGATCACAGAGGCAAGCGATTCTGGCTTTAGCAGGAAACTGTCTGATATGCTTGTCGGGAGGATCACTGGTGTTGCACCAGCCAACCTAGCCATTTCAGGATAGCTGACCCAGAATGGCGCTGGTATCAAAACCTAAAATAAGATAATACTCAACATTTTCAAAGAACGGGATGCAAATCATTGCAGTGCTAAGAATACTAAGATGATATAATTATAAGGCTTGTTTATACCAGATTAAGCTATAAATATCTGCAGTTCAAATATACAAGCAATCAGTTAGTCTTGTAGCTAAGGATATTTTCTAAATTAAAAGGCGAGTTTTTTTAGATAATGGAAGAGTAGCGTCCCCTGGCCCCTGCATTCCAAGATACACATAGCCCAAAATTATTGCAAAGTCATTACAATCTCAAGGCACCAAAAAGAAGCGACAAGCTACATACAGTGTGAAAAATCATAAATTTATAACAGTACACATTTAGTGATGCCATTGTCAGCCATACATAAAAATACTACTGTATTACAATAGGAAGAGCATTTCATCCAAATGGCCGAGTAGAGAGATAGGGTCATAAAGAAAATGAGACAGGGTAATGATAAGCTATGAAAGACCCAAGCAATATTTGCAGTTTATCAAAAAAGAATGAAGCATTCCGCAAACTTTTAAGGACTAGAACAAGAAAATGACTAGAGGATAAGCACTTTGTGCTACAATATTCATGGTATTACTAAGCTAGTATGAAAAATATGTTTCTTGAAAAATTGCGGTGAACAGAGATGATGACTTTACCTCATCACCAGGTGAGCAAACAGCAAGAACAGCTTGTGTAATGCACTGCTTAGCTCCATTGCTCACTAGCACCTGATCTGGGCTGTATGTTAGACCATTCTCCTCTGCATATCAATAACCGAAGAAGAATGAAGTCAATCAGGCTACTTATCCAATCTGAATGTTCTGCAAACGAGAAATTCATCCGCGCGCTCGCACCCTGAAGCTTGTTGCAGATGGCTTTCCTCAGCTCCATAGTCCCGGCATTAGGTGTGTACCTTGTAAAGCCATCCCTGATTGCATTCATCCCAGCCTGGGAAAAAAACAAAATTCAGACGTTGAATCCGATTTGCTACAACAGCAACAGCTCGCGTGCCTGCAGAATGCATTACTCTGAAGTCTGCTATTTTCAGTGCTATACGAAGGGAAACCTGAAGCAAGCTAAAAAAACAATACTATTTTTTGCCGCTCAATACAGCTAAACTGGCTGGCAATCTGACAGCTATCATCAGCCATCCAGATCGTGTCACCAAGATCCGAACCATTCCCCGATCCAGGCACCAGGAACGGAGAACGGCTCCTGAATTTCCTTTCCTCCCCCTTTTCCCACTGCAAAGAGAACAACCAGGAACGGCGATCACCTCGGCGATCGCCGCCGGCGTGTCGAAGTCGGGCTCCCCAGCGGCGAGTCCAATGACGGGCACCCCGGCCTGCCGCAGCGCGCTGGCCTGGTCGGTGATGGCCATGGTCTTGGACGGCCGCAGCGCGCTGACCCGCGGGCTGATGGACGTGTCCACCGCCTCCGCCCTCACCGCCGCCATCCTGGACTTCCTCGAGGGCTGCCGCCTCTCCCGCGACGCCCTGCGACCAAAGAAGCAGGCGGAATCTTGAGCGACGGGAGTGGGCAGATGAATCGAGATAGGCGGAGGTGCGGAGAGGCCGCCGCGACTCACctggagaaggagacggagccTGTGCCCGTGGAGGGTTTGGTGGGGAGGGTGAAggacggggaggaggaggaggaggaaggggtggAGACGGGTGAGAAGGCCATTGGAGCTGTTTACCTTGGTGGCGTGTGAAGTTGCAGGTCGAGGTTATATTTGGGCAGCCAGGGGATGGTGGGGGTGGTAGGTGGCCGGCGGCCGGGGTTTTGCACTTTGCAGGCTTGCTGCTGCCAAAAGATGGTTGTTGGCTGGACAACGTGATCGTCAATGACGCAGGTTTGTCTCAAGAAATGAAAACACAATGACGCAAATGATAAAATTTATGATAGTTTCATAAACTTAGTACAAAAGTAGCGCATTTAGGTATCGAGCGCAGGGGCGGAGACAGGGGCGAcgagcagcccccccccccccccctattcCTGATATGCGtaagtatgtatgtatttgccccCCTATCAGTGGCTATATCCAAATCCTGGCTCCGTCATTGATCGAGCGGAAACTTTTTTATGTAAATTTTAATAAGATTTCGTCATCATTTCCGACATGGGTAAAGATGAGAAAAATGAAGAAGCTACAATAGATGCGAGT encodes:
- the LOC123446466 gene encoding uncharacterized protein LOC123446466; the encoded protein is MSLACLVCHGMNSPSHSLRSYSVSSSEEENRCGAVVSCLTRRATPAGSASVGTSKVTPFPSMAAGQGTEGTPRLQRSRAVSRDLVRDWNFDEAIVAN
- the LOC123446456 gene encoding bifunctional aspartate aminotransferase and glutamate/aspartate-prephenate aminotransferase, whose product is MAFSPVSTPSSSSSSPSFTLPTKPSTGTGSVSFSRASRERRQPSRKSRMAAVRAEAVDTSISPRVSALRPSKTMAITDQASALRQAGVPVIGLAAGEPDFDTPAAIAEAGMNAIRDGFTRYTPNAGTMELRKAICNKLQEENGLTYSPDQVLVSNGAKQCITQAVLAVCSPGDEVLIPAPFWVSYPEMARLAGATPVILPTSISDSFLLKPESLASVITEKSRLLILCSPSNPTGSVYPRELLEEIAAIVKKYPRLLVLSDEIYEHIIYHPAKHTSFAALPGMYDRTLTVNGFSKAFAMTGWRLGYLAAPKHFVSACGKIQSQYTSGASSISQKAGLAALNLGYAGGEAVSTMVKAFQERRDYLVRSFRELPGVKISEPQGAFYLFIDFSSYYGSEVEGFGTIKDSETLCMFLLEKAQVALVPGDAFGDDTGVRISYAAALSTLQSAMEKIKDAMTLLKAPAAVQ